A DNA window from Syntrophaceae bacterium contains the following coding sequences:
- a CDS encoding sulfatase-like hydrolase/transferase yields MIGPLYLIVSLLLIIQAGCSSTPAVRKQAAEPPGMAETMKVDGIERFARIDTDVYRGGSPTDSGLKSLKRAGVRTLVCLRDDVPYREAAGALGLRVEHIPLSALDTPSRDSILRFLDVVTDPALRPVFFHCRQGEDRTGVMAAIYRMQVQGWSLEAAMAEMEAFGFGGQFLDLKKSVLSYPEAGGRKTKVRMAPGLEVDLEAGNRLLAAGMDEKAIPRFQAVLQKRPDLLEARLGLSEALGSMGKTGEALSEVRQAMIRAGSGEERIRTSRVTIRILAAASNRGELPPNGLDLAEREWEVLNRYKAEDRESLLRLGNLFQQGLYLSRAIEALERARRIAHPSGKVDLDRRVERIRSVYSFAPRSDLGKRLGLLPQVTRGELAALLVHELRVDRIRTIRGSATWRPYVEKQAASPTVKDIEDSAYRDDIRRVLALGVRGLEPFPDGTFRPSDALSRAEFAVILEDVLSRATRDETLATQMMDKASRFEDVEASAWYKSAADLALSLGLFAPGPGAPPRFQPIKPITGVESLQAFRLLRKRLDSRSRAIVIVVDALRGESAYNALDAKRLPNLERLIRERGVVRFAKCLSALPSITLPNHTTIFTGVYPGRHGVPGNEWFDRTLDANVPLYRRTREYVKYGSEDDPGLGRAWSFGGIPVHDQDLSRDVRTIYEAFKEAEMARGRTTRTAVVFDPVRRGADVVVNPDLFDALISLDFLPFVNQYALLDASAARKAVALIRSENPPELMGIWLSGLDGWSHAKGPGPIGGAGDRQADYLAKHLDPLIGEIIKALEDRGLLDETLIFLASDHGQADAVAKDEFTVDAERVYHALAGSPYRPPLDKSGRLDENATDFDIAVMADSNGNAALVSIRPPGSPWSSPPARSDIEAVSALLLKEPYVSRIFFSETGIPGKEPAVFLMSGNNGKVVTRRLERDSEERLNARALGLSGSGRSGDLLVEAKNPYYFSPRGSIYLGQHGRGERVEDQVPLLIMNPSGGRQSIVRSVVEIDDIAPTVAGALGFLDALPADGTDLLDPPKILVSSHAEDQVVPAGRTTSILGFVKDSVGIERVEFRVDGEDKFQPAEGTSFWEARVRLAPGRHAIVVRAIDETGIASTVRFHLIAQQE; encoded by the coding sequence ATGATTGGACCCCTGTATCTGATCGTTTCCCTGCTGCTCATCATTCAGGCAGGCTGCAGCAGCACCCCGGCGGTCAGGAAACAGGCGGCGGAACCTCCGGGTATGGCCGAGACCATGAAAGTGGACGGCATCGAGCGGTTCGCCCGCATCGACACGGACGTTTACCGGGGCGGCTCTCCCACCGACAGCGGACTCAAGTCGCTGAAGCGGGCCGGCGTCAGGACGCTGGTCTGTCTCCGGGATGACGTTCCCTACCGCGAAGCGGCCGGGGCATTGGGCCTTCGAGTCGAGCACATCCCCTTGTCCGCACTGGATACTCCAAGCCGTGATTCGATCCTTCGTTTTCTGGACGTTGTTACCGATCCCGCCCTCCGGCCGGTTTTCTTCCATTGCCGGCAGGGAGAAGACCGGACAGGGGTGATGGCCGCGATCTACCGCATGCAGGTCCAGGGCTGGTCGCTGGAGGCAGCTATGGCGGAAATGGAGGCCTTCGGTTTCGGCGGGCAGTTCCTCGATCTGAAGAAGTCCGTGTTGTCCTATCCGGAGGCCGGGGGCAGGAAAACCAAGGTCCGCATGGCGCCGGGACTGGAAGTGGATCTCGAGGCCGGAAACCGCCTTCTCGCGGCGGGAATGGACGAGAAGGCTATCCCGCGCTTCCAGGCGGTCCTGCAGAAAAGACCGGACCTGCTAGAAGCACGCCTTGGGCTGTCGGAAGCCCTGGGGAGCATGGGAAAGACCGGTGAGGCCCTGTCGGAGGTACGCCAGGCAATGATCCGGGCCGGCTCCGGGGAGGAGCGCATCCGGACCTCCAGGGTGACGATCCGGATCCTGGCCGCGGCGAGCAATCGCGGAGAGTTGCCGCCTAACGGTCTCGACCTGGCCGAGCGGGAGTGGGAAGTCCTGAACCGGTACAAGGCCGAGGACAGGGAGAGCCTTCTTCGGCTGGGAAACCTGTTTCAGCAAGGTCTTTACCTTTCCAGGGCCATCGAGGCCTTGGAGCGCGCTCGCCGCATAGCGCACCCCTCCGGGAAGGTCGATCTCGATCGCCGGGTTGAGCGCATCCGGTCCGTATACTCTTTTGCGCCTCGCAGCGACCTGGGGAAGAGACTGGGGCTCCTGCCCCAGGTGACCAGGGGTGAGCTGGCGGCCCTGCTGGTGCATGAGCTGCGCGTGGATCGCATCCGGACGATCCGGGGATCGGCGACCTGGCGACCCTATGTCGAAAAGCAGGCGGCGTCGCCAACGGTGAAAGACATCGAGGATAGTGCCTATCGGGACGACATCCGGCGCGTTCTCGCTCTGGGCGTTCGGGGACTCGAGCCCTTCCCCGACGGAACGTTCCGTCCCTCCGACGCGCTGAGCCGCGCCGAGTTCGCCGTTATCCTGGAGGACGTTCTTTCCAGGGCCACCCGCGACGAGACGCTTGCCACGCAGATGATGGACAAGGCCTCCCGCTTCGAGGACGTGGAAGCCAGCGCCTGGTACAAGAGCGCCGCCGATCTCGCGCTGAGCCTCGGCCTCTTCGCTCCCGGTCCCGGCGCTCCCCCGAGATTTCAGCCGATCAAACCGATCACGGGCGTCGAGTCCCTCCAGGCCTTCCGCCTTTTGCGAAAGCGCCTCGACTCCCGGAGCCGGGCCATCGTGATTGTCGTGGACGCATTGCGGGGCGAGTCGGCCTACAACGCCCTCGACGCAAAGAGGCTCCCGAACCTGGAACGCCTGATCCGGGAGCGGGGGGTCGTGCGCTTCGCGAAGTGCCTCTCTGCCCTCCCTTCCATCACCCTCCCCAATCACACGACGATTTTCACGGGCGTCTACCCGGGCCGTCACGGAGTCCCCGGGAATGAATGGTTCGACCGGACCCTCGACGCCAATGTGCCCTTGTACCGGCGGACGCGGGAATACGTGAAATACGGCAGCGAAGACGATCCCGGCTTGGGGCGCGCCTGGTCCTTCGGGGGCATTCCCGTTCATGACCAGGACCTCTCCCGGGATGTGCGGACGATTTACGAGGCGTTCAAGGAGGCGGAGATGGCGAGAGGCCGCACGACCCGGACGGCGGTCGTTTTCGATCCCGTGAGACGGGGCGCCGACGTGGTCGTGAACCCGGACCTCTTCGACGCCCTCATCAGTCTCGATTTTCTGCCGTTCGTCAACCAGTACGCCCTCCTGGACGCCTCCGCCGCGCGAAAAGCCGTGGCCCTGATCCGAAGCGAGAATCCGCCGGAGCTGATGGGCATATGGCTTTCAGGACTGGACGGGTGGTCCCACGCGAAAGGCCCCGGCCCCATCGGAGGTGCCGGAGACCGGCAGGCGGACTACCTGGCGAAGCATCTCGATCCGCTGATCGGAGAAATCATTAAGGCCCTGGAAGACCGCGGATTGCTGGACGAGACGCTGATCTTCCTGGCATCCGACCATGGACAGGCGGACGCGGTGGCGAAGGACGAATTCACCGTCGATGCGGAGAGGGTCTATCATGCCCTGGCCGGAAGCCCGTACCGTCCACCCCTGGACAAGTCGGGACGCCTGGACGAAAACGCCACGGACTTCGACATCGCCGTCATGGCCGACTCCAACGGCAATGCGGCCCTTGTCTCCATCCGGCCCCCCGGGTCCCCCTGGTCTTCCCCGCCGGCCCGGTCGGACATCGAGGCGGTTTCGGCCCTCCTGCTGAAGGAGCCTTACGTGTCCCGGATCTTCTTCAGCGAGACCGGCATCCCCGGCAAAGAGCCCGCCGTCTTCCTGATGAGCGGGAACAATGGAAAGGTCGTGACGAGAAGGCTGGAGCGGGACAGCGAGGAGCGCCTCAACGCGCGAGCCCTGGGGCTGTCCGGTTCCGGCCGCTCGGGGGACCTCCTGGTGGAGGCGAAGAACCCCTACTACTTCTCCCCCCGGGGAAGCATCTACCTGGGACAGCACGGCCGCGGCGAGCGCGTCGAAGACCAGGTCCCCCTCCTGATCATGAATCCCTCCGGAGGCCGGCAAAGCATCGTGCGCTCGGTGGTCGAGATCGACGACATCGCGCCCACCGTGGCCGGGGCACTGGGTTTCCTGGACGCCCTGCCCGCCGACGGGACGGATCTCCTGGACCCTCCGAAGATTCTAGTCTCCTCCCATGCGGAGGACCAGGTGGTTCCGGCAGGCCGGACCACGAGCATCCTGGGATTCGTCAAGGACTCGGTCGGAATCGAGCGGGTGGAGTTCCGTGTGGACGGAGAAGACAAGTTTCAGCCTGCAGAGGGGACGTCCTTCTGGGAGGCGCGGGTCCGGCTTGCGCCCGGCCGCCACGCCATCGTTGTCAGGGCCATCGACGAGACGGGTATCGCCTCGACGGTGCGGTTCCATCTCATCGCGCAACAGGAGTAA
- a CDS encoding ABC transporter ATP-binding protein, whose product MAEPILKVSSLYAGYDGIPVVFDASLEVMPGELVAIVGANGAGKSTIMRTICGLMHPLEGSVLFEGADISRLPANRTVKLGISYVPEGRRIFAKLSVEQNLALGAYAEDSKTEVKRRVEEILQIFPVLRERARQIGETLSGGEQQTLAIARGLMSRPKLLMLDEMSLGLMPTMVEKMMETVIGINKAGTTILLVEQMVQETLEIAHRGYVIQSGNIVQSGTGRELLDSPDVRKAYLGM is encoded by the coding sequence GTGGCTGAGCCCATCCTGAAAGTTTCCAGCCTGTATGCGGGCTATGACGGCATCCCCGTCGTCTTTGACGCCTCCCTGGAGGTCATGCCGGGGGAACTGGTCGCGATCGTCGGCGCGAACGGGGCGGGGAAGTCCACGATCATGCGGACAATCTGCGGTCTCATGCACCCTCTCGAAGGAAGTGTACTCTTCGAGGGTGCCGATATCTCCCGGCTCCCGGCGAACCGCACCGTTAAGCTCGGCATCAGTTACGTCCCCGAAGGCCGCCGGATTTTCGCCAAGCTCTCGGTTGAGCAAAACCTCGCCCTGGGGGCGTATGCCGAAGACTCCAAGACGGAGGTCAAGCGCCGCGTGGAGGAGATATTGCAGATATTCCCCGTGCTCAGGGAACGCGCCAGGCAAATCGGCGAAACACTGAGCGGCGGCGAGCAGCAGACGCTGGCCATCGCACGCGGCCTCATGTCGCGCCCCAAGCTGCTCATGCTTGACGAGATGTCGCTGGGCCTCATGCCCACCATGGTGGAGAAAATGATGGAGACCGTCATTGGCATCAACAAAGCCGGGACCACGATCCTGCTTGTCGAACAGATGGTCCAGGAGACGCTCGAAATCGCCCACCGCGGCTACGTCATCCAGAGCGGGAATATCGTCCAGTCGGGCACGGGACGCGAACTGCTCGATTCTCCCGATGTCCGCAAGGCATACCTCGGAATGTAA
- a CDS encoding branched-chain amino acid ABC transporter permease: MHVFILILLYASMAQAWNILGGYCGQVSFGHSVFFGIGAYGAAMALVTYGMAPWPGILIGMAAAGLVAVVISYPCFKLSGHYFAIATFAIVEIFFRMFQVWDWIGGAIGLDYPVIEEGLWNLVWYSKTGYYYFALILFVVVFGVVRWLEGHRFGYYMKAVREGQETAESLGVNSAMVKLTAMAISAVLTALCGVFFVQYNLRVDPSMVISLDMAMKFVLITILGGAGTLLGPLAGAAVLIPLQEYTRAFWGGLGGGIDLIIFGLIIILMVIKQPAGIVGIFQGIRQRIAKARGKGGAEIGTP, encoded by the coding sequence ATGCACGTCTTCATTCTGATCCTGTTGTACGCCAGCATGGCTCAGGCCTGGAACATTCTCGGCGGTTACTGCGGCCAGGTGTCATTCGGCCATTCGGTGTTTTTCGGGATCGGCGCCTATGGGGCAGCAATGGCCCTGGTGACGTACGGGATGGCGCCCTGGCCCGGCATCCTGATCGGCATGGCGGCGGCCGGCTTGGTGGCGGTGGTCATCAGTTATCCGTGCTTCAAGCTGAGCGGCCATTATTTCGCCATTGCCACCTTCGCCATCGTGGAAATTTTTTTCCGCATGTTCCAGGTATGGGACTGGATCGGTGGGGCCATCGGGCTGGACTATCCCGTGATCGAAGAGGGGCTCTGGAACCTGGTCTGGTATTCGAAGACCGGGTATTATTACTTCGCCCTGATCCTGTTTGTGGTTGTCTTCGGAGTCGTGCGCTGGCTGGAAGGGCACCGGTTCGGGTATTACATGAAGGCCGTGCGGGAAGGGCAGGAGACGGCCGAATCGCTGGGCGTCAACAGCGCCATGGTGAAACTCACGGCAATGGCCATCTCGGCGGTCCTGACGGCCCTTTGCGGTGTTTTCTTCGTGCAGTACAACCTGCGGGTGGACCCGTCCATGGTCATATCCCTTGACATGGCGATGAAGTTTGTCCTCATCACCATCCTGGGCGGGGCCGGCACCCTCCTGGGACCCCTGGCCGGTGCGGCAGTCCTCATCCCGCTGCAGGAGTACACCCGGGCGTTCTGGGGCGGACTGGGCGGCGGCATCGACCTGATCATCTTCGGATTGATCATCATCCTCATGGTCATCAAGCAACCCGCCGGGATCGTAGGGATTTTCCAGGGGATCCGGCAGCGGATTGCGAAAGCCCGCGGCAAGGGAGGTGCGGAAATTGGCACTCCTTGA
- a CDS encoding branched-chain amino acid ABC transporter permease, translated as METVLQVLIDGILSGLLYALVAAGLCLIWGVMDVINFAHGEFLMVAMYVSYWLGFMAGVDPLVSVLAAGAFVFLLGVLTYQLIVKYTVGKPPLAALLATFGLAMLIKNFCLNRFSPNFRILSDTWLGDKTYHLGELIIPIPQLVTGVIALLVIGLIYALINSTRFGWAVQATAMDKEAAELMGINTERIYLLIFGIGGACVGIAGGIMPTYLAVHPEVGSLFGLIAFICVAMGGFGSIPGALFAGLLVGVVESFAGFYIAPVFKYVAVFGLYLAVVAFRRKGLFGW; from the coding sequence ATGGAAACGGTTCTCCAGGTACTCATTGATGGGATTTTAAGCGGGCTCCTGTACGCACTGGTGGCCGCCGGTCTATGCCTCATCTGGGGCGTCATGGACGTCATCAATTTCGCCCACGGCGAGTTCCTGATGGTGGCCATGTATGTCAGCTACTGGCTGGGGTTCATGGCCGGCGTTGATCCCCTGGTGTCTGTTCTTGCCGCCGGCGCGTTCGTGTTTCTCCTCGGGGTGCTGACTTACCAGCTGATCGTCAAATACACCGTCGGCAAACCACCGCTCGCGGCGCTCCTGGCCACCTTCGGGCTGGCCATGCTCATCAAGAACTTCTGCCTGAACCGCTTCTCGCCGAACTTCCGCATCCTCTCCGATACGTGGCTGGGCGACAAGACCTATCACCTGGGAGAGCTGATCATCCCCATCCCCCAACTGGTGACAGGTGTCATTGCGCTGCTCGTCATAGGGCTCATCTACGCACTGATCAACTCCACCCGGTTCGGCTGGGCCGTCCAGGCGACCGCCATGGACAAGGAAGCGGCCGAGCTGATGGGCATCAACACGGAGCGCATCTACCTCCTGATCTTCGGTATCGGTGGGGCGTGTGTGGGCATTGCCGGCGGCATCATGCCGACGTATCTTGCCGTGCATCCCGAGGTGGGCTCGCTTTTCGGGCTCATTGCCTTCATCTGCGTGGCGATGGGGGGGTTCGGGAGCATCCCGGGGGCGCTGTTCGCGGGCCTGCTCGTGGGGGTTGTGGAGTCGTTCGCGGGGTTTTACATCGCGCCCGTTTTCAAATACGTGGCCGTGTTCGGCCTGTACCTTGCGGTTGTAGCCTTCAGAAGGAAGGGGCTTTTCGGTTGGTAA
- a CDS encoding ABC transporter ATP-binding protein, protein MALLELNEVTMKFGELVANDRVSFTVEAGSIVGLIGPNGAGKTTLFNCISGLYKPFSGRISFDGKDITGLTPYQIARKGAVRTFQVVRPLKEMTVFDNVLVGAFLKCHDNKTAFEKAAECIRLCELTPFQDKLAGGLPIAGKKRLEMARALAAGPKLLMLDEVMAGLTSTEVKAAVEVILRLKDSGLTMMIVEHVMEAIMPIADKVVVLDSGLKIAEDAPERIVNDDKVIEAYLGAKYAQRFKEQRSGAGG, encoded by the coding sequence TTGGCACTCCTTGAACTGAATGAAGTGACTATGAAGTTCGGCGAGCTCGTCGCCAACGACCGGGTCAGCTTTACCGTGGAAGCCGGTTCGATTGTCGGGCTTATCGGCCCCAATGGCGCGGGGAAAACGACCCTGTTCAATTGTATTTCTGGGCTCTACAAGCCGTTCAGCGGACGCATTTCCTTCGACGGCAAGGATATAACCGGGCTCACGCCTTATCAAATCGCCCGCAAAGGGGCGGTGCGTACCTTCCAGGTTGTGCGGCCCCTCAAGGAAATGACGGTTTTCGACAATGTGCTGGTCGGCGCTTTCCTGAAATGCCATGACAACAAAACGGCATTCGAAAAGGCTGCGGAATGCATCAGGCTGTGCGAGCTTACCCCTTTCCAGGACAAGCTGGCCGGGGGGTTGCCCATCGCCGGGAAGAAGCGCCTGGAAATGGCGAGGGCGCTGGCTGCGGGTCCCAAGCTGCTCATGCTCGACGAAGTGATGGCGGGCCTCACGTCGACGGAAGTGAAGGCGGCCGTGGAAGTCATCTTGCGCCTGAAAGACAGCGGCCTGACCATGATGATCGTGGAACACGTCATGGAGGCCATTATGCCGATCGCCGACAAGGTCGTGGTGCTCGACAGCGGCCTCAAGATCGCCGAAGACGCGCCCGAACGCATCGTCAACGATGACAAGGTCATCGAGGCCTATCTCGGGGCGAAATACGCCCAGCGCTTCAAGGAACAGAGGAGTGGAGCCGGTGGCTGA
- a CDS encoding vitamin B12-dependent ribonucleotide reductase: MSDSFDKPELAKNAVTVLERRYLKRDLDGNVLEAPADMFRRVAQTIAEADRKFSRKSGVSQLAKEFYRMMASMEFLPNSPTLMNAGRELGQLSACFVLPVGDSMEEIFDAVKYTALIHKSGGGTGFAFSRLRPANDVVLTTTGISSGPISFMRVFDIVTETIKQGGTRRGANMGILRVDHPDIMNFIMCKADKKQLNNFNISVGLTEAFMKAVEKDENYELINPRDGRVTGTLNAQKVFHRIVSQAWENGEPGIVFLDRLNRDNPTPHIGEIESTNPCGEQPLLPYESCNLGSINLSRMVKGETVDWERLKKVVHLAVHFLDNVVEINKYPLPQIAEMTLANRKIGLGVMGWADMLILLGIPYNAEEALELAGRVMNFINEEGHRASHALAEIRGPFPNFKGSIYDQKGMPSMRNATVTTIAPTGTISLIANASSGVEPLFAVSFVRQVMDNDVLLEVHPHFEAIAKRRGFYSQELMKRIAEEGSIHNMEDIPEDIRNLFVTAHDITPDVHIRMQAVFQKYTDNAVSKTVNFPNGATIQDVTRVYELAYQLDCKGVTIYRDGSRDRQVLSRGSKEGQPIPETPAPEKPTAKRERPKVLKGWTYQMQTGCGPLYVTVNQDSSGLFELFTTMGKAGGCAASQSEAIGRMVSLAWRSGLQAKQVIKQLHGISCHSPSGFGENRVLSCADAVAKAIQYHLSANGGGGKVPYQEKSVLFKGACPECGGIVEHEGGCMVCRICGYSECA, encoded by the coding sequence ATGTCTGATTCTTTCGATAAACCGGAGTTGGCGAAGAATGCCGTCACAGTGCTGGAAAGGCGGTATCTGAAACGGGATCTGGATGGCAACGTCCTGGAAGCACCGGCGGATATGTTTCGAAGGGTAGCGCAAACCATTGCCGAGGCAGATCGAAAATTCAGCAGGAAAAGCGGCGTATCCCAGCTTGCAAAGGAATTCTACCGCATGATGGCTTCCATGGAATTTCTGCCCAACTCGCCGACGCTGATGAACGCCGGGCGTGAACTGGGGCAATTGTCCGCCTGCTTTGTGCTGCCGGTGGGTGATTCCATGGAGGAGATTTTCGATGCCGTGAAATACACCGCCTTGATTCATAAATCCGGAGGAGGCACCGGTTTTGCCTTTTCCCGGCTGCGCCCCGCCAATGACGTTGTCCTGACGACAACCGGCATTTCCAGCGGTCCGATATCGTTTATGCGCGTCTTTGACATCGTCACGGAAACCATCAAGCAGGGCGGCACGCGGCGTGGCGCGAACATGGGCATCCTGCGTGTCGATCATCCGGACATCATGAATTTCATCATGTGCAAAGCCGACAAGAAGCAGCTCAACAATTTCAACATTTCCGTCGGGCTTACGGAAGCCTTCATGAAGGCCGTCGAAAAAGACGAAAATTACGAGCTGATCAATCCCCGTGACGGGCGTGTCACCGGAACGCTCAATGCCCAGAAAGTTTTCCATCGGATCGTTTCTCAGGCCTGGGAAAACGGCGAACCGGGGATCGTATTTCTGGATCGCCTCAATCGCGACAATCCCACGCCCCACATCGGGGAGATCGAATCCACCAATCCCTGCGGCGAACAGCCCCTTCTGCCCTACGAATCATGCAACCTTGGCTCGATCAATCTATCCAGGATGGTGAAGGGAGAAACGGTGGATTGGGAGCGGCTGAAGAAGGTTGTCCACCTGGCCGTTCACTTTCTGGACAACGTGGTGGAAATCAACAAATACCCCTTGCCGCAGATCGCCGAGATGACCCTCGCCAATCGCAAGATCGGGCTTGGAGTCATGGGATGGGCGGACATGCTGATTCTGCTGGGCATTCCATACAATGCGGAAGAGGCGCTGGAGCTTGCCGGAAGGGTCATGAATTTTATCAATGAGGAGGGGCACAGGGCCTCGCATGCATTGGCCGAAATCCGCGGGCCATTCCCGAACTTCAAGGGATCGATCTATGATCAAAAAGGGATGCCGTCCATGCGCAACGCAACGGTCACGACCATCGCGCCCACCGGCACGATCTCGCTCATTGCCAATGCCTCGTCAGGCGTGGAACCGCTCTTCGCGGTCTCCTTTGTCCGGCAGGTCATGGATAACGACGTCCTCCTGGAAGTGCACCCGCATTTTGAAGCCATTGCAAAGCGCCGGGGTTTTTACTCGCAAGAATTGATGAAGCGAATTGCCGAAGAAGGATCCATTCACAACATGGAAGACATCCCGGAAGATATCCGCAATCTGTTTGTTACGGCCCACGACATAACACCGGACGTGCATATTCGTATGCAGGCAGTCTTTCAGAAATATACGGACAACGCGGTAAGCAAAACCGTGAATTTCCCCAATGGTGCAACCATCCAGGATGTCACCCGCGTCTATGAGCTGGCCTATCAGCTCGATTGCAAAGGGGTTACGATCTATCGTGACGGCTCTCGGGATCGGCAGGTGTTGAGCAGAGGAAGCAAGGAAGGTCAGCCGATTCCGGAAACCCCTGCTCCTGAAAAACCAACGGCCAAACGTGAGCGTCCCAAAGTGCTCAAAGGCTGGACCTACCAGATGCAGACCGGATGCGGACCCCTGTATGTAACCGTAAACCAGGACAGCTCGGGTCTCTTCGAGCTCTTTACCACGATGGGGAAGGCGGGTGGCTGTGCGGCCTCACAGAGCGAAGCAATCGGCAGGATGGTGTCTCTGGCCTGGCGCAGCGGACTTCAGGCAAAACAGGTTATCAAACAGCTTCACGGTATTTCCTGCCACTCGCCATCGGGTTTCGGCGAGAACAGAGTCCTGTCATGTGCGGATGCTGTAGCCAAGGCGATTCAGTACCATCTGTCGGCGAATGGCGGTGGCGGTAAAGTTCCGTATCAGGAAAAGAGCGTTCTCTTCAAAGGAGCCTGTCCCGAGTGTGGGGGAATTGTTGAGCATGAGGGCGGCTGTATGGTTTGCCGTATATGCGGTTATAGCGAGTGCGCATAA
- a CDS encoding lipocalin, producing MIYNLVGRIKISGDWLVKVVKIKYLLATLVLLLTGCVGIPENVKPVDNFRLERYLGTWYEIARLDHPFERGLTRVTANYSMRDDGGVRVINRGYSERENKWKEVLGKGYFVKGSDQGYLKVSFFGPFYGSYIVFELDHDNYQYSLVCGPDKSYLWILARNSKINEDVRERLIAKAAALGFETGKLIYVAHE from the coding sequence ATGATTTATAATCTTGTTGGGAGGATAAAGATTTCAGGTGATTGGTTAGTAAAGGTCGTCAAGATAAAATATTTATTGGCAACATTGGTTTTGTTATTAACCGGGTGTGTTGGAATACCCGAAAATGTAAAGCCCGTTGATAATTTCAGATTGGAGAGATATCTCGGGACCTGGTATGAAATTGCCAGGTTGGATCATCCATTTGAACGAGGTTTGACGCGAGTAACGGCTAATTATAGTATGCGAGATGATGGAGGTGTGAGAGTTATAAATCGCGGATATTCTGAGAGAGAAAATAAATGGAAAGAAGTTTTGGGGAAGGGCTATTTCGTTAAAGGATCAGACCAAGGTTATCTGAAAGTATCTTTCTTCGGCCCCTTTTATGGTTCGTATATTGTTTTTGAACTTGACCATGACAATTATCAATATTCGCTTGTGTGTGGTCCTGATAAATCCTATTTATGGATTTTGGCCAGAAATTCGAAGATTAATGAAGATGTACGAGAAAGGCTGATCGCAAAAGCAGCAGCTTTGGGTTTTGAGACTGGCAAATTAATATATGTCGCTCACGAATAA
- a CDS encoding ABC transporter substrate-binding protein has product MKSKSLRLLGCVAVAAVLCLLLAAGPAAAQQKVIKIGTIFPLTGPVANAGQRCQAAVQTAVEIVNGQHPGVKIPLAKKGGLLGGYKIQLVHADSQGKPDIGKAEAERLLNQEGVWALIGSYNSSVSGPASLVAERAKKIFMCGASSSSTLTKRDLNYFFRLAPTDATESAEFVEVLKWLNQKQNANIRTIGIIYENTLFGKGAAGEAKKAATAAGFSVVADVPYTPGATNLNSEVQTLKTKNPDALFGAVLGADYALMVKTMKQANWVPRMSINYCSGYQDPIIAKQLGKDADFFMGSNAYTPQFASLLPAVAAVEKIFKTKTKGVPFDGDSIQEAVAVIVLAQAIEKAGSLDPEKVAKVLRENTFDSPLSLGGKVQFAKGGQNIKAFSIVTQLQNGEYKRLYPAELADPKAKAVFPMKPWDKR; this is encoded by the coding sequence ATGAAAAGCAAATCGTTGCGGTTGCTTGGTTGCGTGGCGGTAGCGGCGGTCTTGTGCCTGTTGCTCGCGGCAGGTCCGGCGGCAGCCCAGCAAAAAGTGATCAAGATCGGGACTATTTTCCCCCTGACCGGCCCGGTTGCAAACGCGGGGCAGCGCTGCCAGGCCGCGGTCCAGACGGCGGTTGAAATCGTCAACGGCCAGCATCCCGGAGTGAAAATCCCCCTGGCAAAGAAGGGTGGACTGCTCGGCGGATACAAGATCCAGCTGGTCCACGCGGACAGCCAGGGCAAGCCGGACATCGGCAAGGCCGAGGCCGAGCGGCTCCTCAACCAGGAGGGCGTATGGGCCCTCATCGGGTCTTATAACAGCTCCGTGAGCGGTCCGGCGAGTCTTGTCGCCGAGCGCGCGAAAAAGATCTTCATGTGCGGTGCGTCCAGCAGTTCAACGCTGACAAAGCGCGACCTTAACTACTTCTTCCGCCTGGCGCCGACCGACGCGACCGAGTCAGCGGAATTCGTCGAAGTCCTCAAATGGCTCAACCAGAAGCAGAATGCCAATATCAGGACGATAGGAATCATTTACGAGAATACCCTGTTCGGAAAGGGCGCCGCCGGTGAGGCGAAGAAAGCCGCGACCGCCGCGGGATTCAGCGTAGTGGCGGACGTTCCCTACACCCCCGGGGCGACCAACCTCAACAGCGAGGTACAGACACTCAAGACCAAGAACCCCGACGCCCTCTTCGGAGCGGTGCTGGGTGCCGATTACGCCCTCATGGTGAAGACCATGAAGCAGGCAAACTGGGTCCCCAGAATGTCGATCAACTACTGCTCGGGCTACCAGGATCCGATCATCGCCAAACAGCTGGGCAAGGATGCCGATTTCTTCATGGGCTCCAACGCCTATACCCCGCAGTTCGCATCCCTGCTGCCGGCCGTTGCCGCGGTTGAGAAGATCTTCAAGACCAAGACGAAGGGTGTGCCGTTTGACGGCGACAGCATTCAGGAAGCGGTGGCCGTGATCGTGCTGGCCCAGGCGATCGAGAAGGCCGGAAGCCTCGACCCGGAAAAGGTAGCCAAGGTGCTCCGAGAGAACACATTCGACTCCCCGCTGTCCCTGGGCGGGAAAGTGCAATTCGCGAAGGGTGGCCAGAACATAAAGGCGTTCAGCATCGTGACGCAGCTTCAAAATGGAGAATACAAAAGGCTTTATCCCGCCGAGCTGGCGGATCCGAAAGCAAAGGCCGTGTTCCCCATGAAACCCTGGGACAAGAGGTAA